One segment of Mycolicibacterium neworleansense DNA contains the following:
- a CDS encoding D-alanyl-D-alanine carboxypeptidase family protein, whose translation MGRFVSFAVVVMATLIPLSTLTGATPARADIEVQQVGAAPIPDGPAQGWVVADLDTGQVLAARNENTRYAPASTIKTLLAQVVLDEVPLDSTIVAEEADTRVECNCAGVAPGQTYTARQLLEAALLASGNDAANTLARMLGGPGAAVAKMNAKAAALGAHNTNVATPSGLDGPGMPFWSTPHDLATIFRGAMTNPVFAQITAMPSTTFPSKTGDRVLVNQDELLHRYPGAIGGKTGFTDIARKTFVGAAQRDGRRLVVTMMYGLIKEGGPTYWDQAATLLDWGFAQDRSASIGSL comes from the coding sequence ATGGGGAGGTTCGTCAGCTTCGCGGTGGTGGTGATGGCCACACTGATCCCGCTCTCGACTCTGACCGGCGCCACGCCCGCGCGAGCGGATATCGAGGTGCAGCAGGTGGGCGCGGCCCCGATCCCCGACGGTCCCGCGCAGGGCTGGGTGGTCGCCGACCTCGACACCGGTCAGGTGCTGGCCGCCCGCAACGAGAACACCCGCTACGCGCCGGCGAGCACCATCAAGACCCTGCTGGCCCAGGTGGTGCTCGACGAGGTGCCGCTGGACTCCACCATCGTGGCCGAGGAAGCCGACACCCGGGTCGAGTGCAACTGCGCCGGTGTCGCTCCCGGCCAGACCTATACGGCGCGCCAACTGCTGGAGGCGGCACTGCTGGCGTCGGGCAACGATGCCGCCAACACCCTGGCCCGCATGCTCGGTGGCCCGGGGGCCGCCGTCGCCAAGATGAACGCCAAGGCCGCAGCGCTCGGCGCGCACAACACCAATGTCGCGACACCGTCGGGACTCGACGGGCCGGGTATGCCGTTCTGGTCGACACCTCACGACCTGGCGACGATCTTCCGCGGCGCGATGACCAATCCGGTGTTCGCACAGATCACCGCGATGCCCTCGACGACCTTCCCCAGCAAGACCGGCGATCGGGTCCTGGTCAACCAGGACGAGCTGTTGCATCGCTACCCCGGTGCCATCGGCGGCAAGACCGGCTTCACCGACATCGCCCGCAAGACGTTCGTCGGGGCCGCACAACGGGACGGCCGCCGGTTGGTGGTCACCATGATGTACGGGCTGATCAAGGAAGGTGGGCCGACCTACTGGGACCAGGCGGCCACCCTGTTGGACTGGGGTTTCGCCCAGGACCGTTCGGCCAGCATCGGCTCGCTCTGA
- the rpsP gene encoding 30S ribosomal protein S16, with protein MAVKIKLTRLGKIRNPQYRIAVADARTRREGRAIEVIGRYHPKEEPSLIEIDSERAQYWLGVGAQPTEPVLALLKITGDWQKFKGLPGAEGTLKVKEPKPSKLELFNAALAEAESGTGAAAVTPKKKKAPKKDEAAEAGTEAEAPAAEAAADDAASES; from the coding sequence ATGGCTGTCAAGATCAAGCTCACCCGGCTTGGCAAGATCCGCAACCCCCAGTACCGCATCGCTGTCGCCGACGCGCGGACCCGCCGCGAAGGCCGCGCCATCGAGGTCATCGGCCGCTACCACCCCAAGGAAGAGCCGAGCCTGATCGAGATCGATTCGGAGCGCGCGCAGTACTGGCTGGGTGTTGGCGCCCAGCCCACCGAGCCGGTGCTGGCCCTGCTGAAGATCACCGGTGACTGGCAGAAGTTCAAGGGCCTGCCGGGCGCCGAGGGCACGCTGAAGGTCAAGGAGCCCAAGCCGTCCAAGCTGGAGCTGTTCAACGCCGCGCTGGCCGAGGCCGAGAGCGGCACCGGTGCCGCGGCCGTCACGCCCAAGAAGAAGAAGGCTCCGAAGAAGGACGAGGCTGCCGAGGCCGGCACCGAGGCTGAGGCGCCGGCGGCCGAGGCCGCTGCCGACGACGCCGCAAGCGAGAGCTGA
- the rplS gene encoding 50S ribosomal protein L19, which translates to MNTLDFVDQASLRDDIPTFSPGDTVNVHVKVIEGSKERIQVFKGVVIRRQGGGIRETFTVRKESYGVGVERTFPVHSPNIDHLDVVTRGDVRRAKLYYLRELRGKKAKIKEKR; encoded by the coding sequence ATGAACACGCTGGACTTCGTCGATCAGGCGTCGCTGCGCGACGACATCCCGACCTTCAGCCCCGGCGACACCGTCAACGTGCACGTGAAGGTGATCGAGGGCTCGAAGGAGCGCATCCAGGTCTTCAAGGGTGTCGTGATCCGTCGTCAGGGCGGCGGCATCCGCGAGACCTTCACCGTGCGGAAGGAGAGCTACGGCGTCGGCGTCGAGCGGACCTTCCCGGTGCATTCGCCCAACATCGATCACCTCGATGTCGTGACCCGCGGTGACGTGCGTCGCGCCAAGCTCTACTACCTGCGCGAACTGCGCGGCAAGAAGGCGAAGATCAAGGAAAAGCGCTGA
- a CDS encoding diflavin oxidoreductase, whose protein sequence is MRGADVSDREFSLVVAYGTDMGNAEDAAMSFAEAATAAGIPAEAVELNQVELDHLSTTTHFIVVTSTFGDGEFPDTATLFWEAISASTERLEHMSFAVLALGDTSYELFCNAGKLLDARLEELGATRLADRVDVDGYYEEPAAAWTTDLVKQLTAAQAGPAAPPVAVADNPEPTPRSQERNRTFTTPLKVNRLLTSTESDKEVRHYELDLTGSGIAYQAGDSLAVHPANDPDLVAAILAELKVGPEYRVADADETLGVLLTEQLEIRTPSRALQELAGTAAYGEDVLDLIRRADLTVDEVIDTLRPLQFRDYSIASSPLVHPDRVHLTVATVRYPAGDRQHGGVASTYLAERTQSVRIHLRPNHHFRLPAGDVPIIMIGPGTGIAPFRAFLQERQAAAASGRSWLFFGDRRRTTDFLYGEELTGFVESGTLTRLDLAFSRDQDAKVYVQQRMREHAAELFAWLQDGAYLYVCGDADRMAKDVDAALHEIVAESGGMDAEAAHAYVNDLIKTHRYLRDVY, encoded by the coding sequence ATGAGGGGAGCCGATGTGTCCGACCGTGAGTTCTCGTTGGTGGTCGCCTATGGAACCGACATGGGCAACGCCGAAGACGCCGCCATGTCGTTCGCCGAAGCCGCCACCGCTGCCGGGATTCCCGCCGAGGCCGTGGAGCTCAACCAGGTCGAACTCGACCACCTCAGCACCACAACGCATTTCATCGTGGTCACGTCCACCTTCGGCGACGGCGAGTTTCCCGACACCGCCACGTTGTTCTGGGAGGCCATCAGCGCCTCGACCGAGCGGCTCGAGCACATGAGCTTCGCGGTGCTCGCGCTCGGCGACACCTCTTACGAATTGTTCTGCAACGCAGGAAAACTCCTCGATGCTCGCCTCGAAGAGCTCGGCGCGACCCGCCTGGCCGACCGAGTCGACGTCGACGGGTACTACGAAGAACCGGCCGCCGCCTGGACCACCGATCTCGTCAAGCAACTCACCGCCGCTCAGGCCGGTCCCGCCGCGCCGCCCGTCGCCGTCGCCGACAATCCCGAGCCCACACCCCGAAGCCAGGAACGCAACCGCACCTTCACGACGCCGCTGAAGGTCAATCGACTGCTCACCTCGACGGAATCCGACAAGGAGGTCCGTCACTACGAGCTCGACCTCACCGGTTCCGGGATCGCGTATCAGGCCGGAGATTCACTCGCCGTCCACCCGGCCAACGATCCCGACCTGGTCGCGGCGATCCTGGCCGAACTCAAGGTCGGGCCCGAGTATCGCGTGGCCGACGCGGACGAGACGCTGGGCGTCTTGCTCACCGAGCAGCTCGAGATCCGCACCCCGTCGCGCGCACTGCAGGAGCTGGCAGGCACCGCCGCCTATGGCGAGGATGTCCTCGACCTCATCCGGCGCGCCGACCTCACGGTCGACGAGGTCATCGACACGTTGCGCCCGTTGCAGTTTCGCGACTACTCGATCGCTTCGAGCCCCCTGGTGCACCCCGATCGCGTGCACCTGACCGTGGCCACCGTGCGCTACCCCGCCGGCGACCGACAGCACGGTGGCGTGGCCTCGACCTATCTGGCCGAGCGCACCCAGTCGGTCCGGATCCACTTGCGGCCCAACCATCATTTCCGGCTGCCGGCCGGCGATGTGCCGATCATCATGATCGGACCGGGCACCGGTATCGCGCCGTTCCGGGCGTTCCTGCAGGAGCGGCAGGCCGCCGCCGCATCAGGACGGTCCTGGTTGTTCTTCGGGGACCGGCGACGGACCACCGACTTCCTCTACGGCGAGGAGCTCACGGGATTCGTCGAGTCCGGCACATTGACCCGGCTCGACCTGGCGTTCTCCCGCGACCAGGATGCGAAAGTGTATGTCCAGCAACGTATGCGGGAGCACGCTGCCGAGTTGTTCGCGTGGCTACAGGACGGCGCATACCTCTATGTCTGCGGTGACGCCGACCGGATGGCCAAGGACGTCGACGCCGCACTGCACGAGATCGTCGCCGAGAGCGGCGGTATGGACGCCGAGGCCGCACACGCCTACGTCAACGACCTGATCAAGACCCACCGCTACCTGCGCGACGTCTACTAG
- a CDS encoding serine hydrolase → MRRRPSKLTMASAASMTAVVAMAVITVGCEARVYGTPPVAPDAPQLTVVVPQGSMAPLPEASPGEPAASFTGLEGRAQQATEDAADAGAEITVLVLDRNTGQLVSNGNGTTIAIASVVKLFIADDLLLQEAKKQTVLSPEDRKNLDVMLRSSDDSAAEVFWNRSGGSAIVNRVAARYGLGSTRPPNDGRWWNTISTAADLVRYYDMLMNGSGGLPAEQANVILSNLAQSTPNAIDGTQPGGIYPQRFGIPEGLYSEPVAVKQGWMCCIGSDWMHLSTGVIGPDRRFIMVIGSLQPTNAATARDTITDAVKTMFPGGRI, encoded by the coding sequence ATGCGACGGCGGCCGTCGAAGCTGACGATGGCGAGCGCGGCCAGCATGACAGCAGTGGTCGCGATGGCCGTCATCACCGTCGGCTGCGAAGCCCGGGTCTATGGCACTCCCCCGGTCGCCCCCGACGCACCTCAGCTGACCGTCGTCGTCCCCCAGGGCAGCATGGCTCCGCTGCCCGAGGCATCTCCCGGTGAACCCGCAGCCAGCTTCACCGGCCTCGAAGGCCGCGCCCAGCAGGCCACCGAGGACGCCGCCGATGCCGGCGCCGAGATCACCGTGCTGGTCCTCGACCGCAACACCGGGCAGCTGGTGTCCAACGGAAACGGGACCACCATCGCCATCGCATCGGTGGTCAAGTTGTTCATCGCCGACGATCTGCTCCTGCAGGAAGCCAAGAAGCAGACGGTCCTCAGCCCCGAGGACCGCAAGAACCTCGACGTGATGCTGCGGTCCTCGGACGACAGTGCCGCCGAGGTCTTCTGGAACCGCAGCGGTGGCAGCGCCATCGTCAACCGGGTGGCTGCCCGCTACGGCCTGGGCTCGACCCGGCCGCCGAACGACGGTAGGTGGTGGAACACCATCAGCACCGCCGCCGACCTGGTGCGCTACTACGACATGTTGATGAACGGCAGCGGCGGTCTCCCCGCCGAACAGGCCAACGTCATCCTGTCCAACCTCGCCCAGTCCACCCCGAATGCCATCGACGGCACCCAGCCGGGCGGCATCTACCCCCAGCGGTTCGGCATCCCCGAGGGCCTCTATTCAGAACCGGTCGCGGTCAAGCAGGGTTGGATGTGCTGCATCGGCTCGGATTGGATGCACCTGTCGACCGGCGTGATCGGCCCCGACCGTCGCTTCATCATGGTGATCGGCTCACTGCAGCCCACCAACGCCGCCACCGCGCGCGACACCATCACCGACGCCGTCAAGACGATGTTCCCCGGCGGTCGGATCTAG
- a CDS encoding RNA-binding protein, giving the protein MSSVVVDAVEHLVRGIVDNPDDVRVDMVTSRRGRTVEVHVHPDDLGKVIGRGGRTATALRTLVAGIGGRGIRVDVVDTDQ; this is encoded by the coding sequence GTGAGTTCTGTCGTGGTCGACGCCGTCGAGCACCTGGTCCGCGGCATCGTGGACAATCCCGACGACGTACGCGTCGACATGGTCACCAGCCGCCGTGGGCGGACCGTCGAGGTGCACGTGCACCCCGATGACCTGGGCAAGGTCATCGGCCGCGGCGGCCGCACGGCCACCGCGCTGCGGACCCTGGTCGCGGGCATCGGTGGGCGCGGTATCCGCGTCGACGTGGTGGACACCGACCAGTAG
- the lepB gene encoding signal peptidase I — MTGPTESADARSEGSLESDSNPDSASASAESATGQAPDESPKRKHSTAREIAILASIALVLYYVTLTFIARPYLIPSESMEPTLHGCAGCVGDRIMVDKVTYRFSQPEPGDVVVFKGPPSWNIGYKSIRSDNTAIRWVQNALSFVGFVPPDENDLVKRVIAVGGQTVQCRADTGLTVDGKPLNEPYLDPATMMADPGIYPCLGPEFGPVTVPPDRLWVMGDNRTHSADSRVHCSNLPADAREGLQCTGDPMAGTVPVENVIGKARFIAWPPSRWGGINGVNPQTDS, encoded by the coding sequence GTGACCGGACCCACCGAATCTGCCGACGCGCGCTCGGAGGGCAGCCTCGAATCCGACTCAAATCCTGATTCCGCTTCAGCTTCGGCGGAGTCGGCCACCGGCCAAGCGCCGGACGAGTCGCCCAAGCGCAAACACTCCACGGCCCGTGAGATCGCCATTCTGGCGTCCATCGCCCTGGTGCTCTACTACGTGACCCTCACGTTCATCGCACGCCCCTATCTGATTCCGTCGGAATCCATGGAGCCCACGCTGCACGGCTGCGCCGGCTGCGTGGGTGATCGGATCATGGTCGACAAGGTCACCTACCGGTTCTCCCAGCCGGAGCCCGGCGACGTGGTGGTCTTCAAGGGCCCGCCGTCGTGGAACATCGGGTACAAGTCGATCCGTTCGGACAACACCGCCATCCGCTGGGTGCAGAACGCCCTCTCGTTCGTGGGGTTCGTCCCGCCGGACGAGAACGACCTGGTCAAACGGGTGATCGCGGTGGGCGGCCAGACCGTGCAGTGCCGTGCCGACACCGGCCTGACGGTCGACGGCAAGCCGCTGAACGAGCCGTATCTGGATCCGGCCACCATGATGGCCGACCCGGGCATCTATCCGTGCCTGGGGCCTGAGTTCGGGCCAGTCACCGTCCCGCCGGACCGGCTGTGGGTGATGGGTGACAACCGCACGCACTCGGCCGATTCGCGTGTGCATTGCAGCAATCTGCCGGCCGACGCACGGGAAGGTCTGCAGTGCACCGGCGATCCGATGGCCGGCACCGTTCCGGTGGAGAATGTAATCGGAAAGGCACGGTTCATCGCCTGGCCACCGTCCCGCTGGGGCGGTATCAATGGCGTGAACCCGCAGACCGACTCCTAG
- a CDS encoding amidohydrolase family protein encodes MSALHVRGRGLPDGEPVEWWIDRGVLSAEPMANADTVFDGGWIIPGLVDAHCHVGLGPGGAVDLDEAVTQAETERDAGALLLRDAGSPVDTRGFDDREDLPRIIRAGRHLARPKRYSPGLPIDIEDESQLPAAVAEQARWGDGWVKLVGDWIDRGVGDLAPLWSDEILKSAVDAAHAEGARVTAHVFGEDALPGLINAGIDCIEHGTGITDDIVDLMLEHGTALVPTLINIDNFPGIADAAAKYPVYAKHMRDLYGSCRSRVGAAYEAGVPIFAGTDAGGMIAHGRIADEIEALKGIGMSPTAALGAASWDARAWLGRPALEHGASADLVCYTDDPRHGGVSRPDLVILRGRAF; translated from the coding sequence GTGAGCGCGCTCCACGTCCGGGGACGCGGTCTGCCTGACGGCGAGCCTGTCGAATGGTGGATCGACCGGGGCGTGCTGAGCGCGGAACCGATGGCGAACGCCGACACCGTCTTCGACGGCGGCTGGATCATTCCGGGCCTGGTCGACGCGCACTGCCACGTGGGCCTGGGCCCCGGCGGTGCCGTCGACCTCGACGAGGCGGTGACCCAGGCCGAAACCGAACGGGATGCCGGCGCGCTGCTGCTGCGGGACGCCGGGTCGCCGGTGGACACCCGCGGTTTCGACGATCGCGAGGACCTACCGCGCATCATCCGGGCCGGCCGGCATCTGGCCCGCCCCAAGCGTTATTCGCCGGGGCTGCCGATCGACATCGAGGACGAGTCGCAGCTGCCCGCCGCGGTGGCCGAGCAGGCTCGCTGGGGCGACGGCTGGGTGAAGCTGGTCGGCGACTGGATCGACCGTGGTGTCGGGGACCTGGCACCGTTGTGGTCCGACGAGATCCTCAAGTCCGCCGTCGACGCCGCCCACGCCGAGGGGGCGCGGGTCACCGCGCACGTGTTCGGCGAGGACGCCCTGCCCGGTCTGATCAACGCCGGTATCGACTGCATCGAGCACGGCACCGGAATCACCGACGACATCGTCGATCTGATGCTGGAGCACGGCACGGCGTTGGTGCCCACGCTGATCAACATCGACAATTTCCCCGGCATCGCCGATGCGGCAGCTAAATACCCCGTGTATGCCAAGCACATGCGCGACCTCTACGGGTCGTGCCGTAGCCGGGTGGGCGCAGCCTACGAGGCGGGGGTGCCGATTTTCGCGGGCACCGATGCCGGCGGGATGATCGCACACGGCCGCATCGCCGATGAGATCGAGGCGCTCAAAGGGATCGGGATGAGTCCCACGGCCGCATTGGGGGCGGCCAGCTGGGATGCTCGGGCGTGGTTGGGGCGGCCCGCGCTCGAGCACGGGGCGTCCGCGGACCTGGTCTGCTACACCGACGATCCGCGTCACGGCGGGGTCAGCCGGCCGGATCTGGTGATCCTGCGCGGCCGCGCCTTCTGA
- the rimM gene encoding ribosome maturation factor RimM (Essential for efficient processing of 16S rRNA) — MDLVVGRVVKAHGISGEVVVEVRTDDPAARFTPGVALRGRAKGGAERTFSVESVRDHAGRLLIRLAGVTDRNAADELRGTVFIVDTADLPAIDDPDEFYDHELEGLRVVTVDGTAVGVVREVLHTAAGELLSVKADADSREVLIPFVSAIVTSVSRDTGTVVIDPPDGLLNLDQV; from the coding sequence ATGGACCTGGTTGTCGGGCGGGTTGTCAAAGCTCACGGCATTTCCGGTGAGGTTGTCGTCGAGGTCCGTACCGACGACCCCGCCGCCCGGTTCACCCCCGGCGTGGCCCTTCGGGGCCGCGCCAAGGGGGGTGCCGAGCGCACTTTCTCGGTCGAGTCCGTCCGTGATCATGCCGGTCGGCTGCTGATTCGCCTGGCCGGCGTCACGGACCGCAACGCCGCCGATGAGCTGCGTGGCACGGTGTTCATCGTCGACACCGCCGATCTGCCCGCGATCGATGATCCCGACGAGTTCTACGACCACGAACTCGAAGGTCTTCGGGTCGTCACGGTCGACGGCACCGCGGTGGGCGTGGTCCGCGAGGTTCTGCACACCGCAGCCGGTGAACTGCTGTCGGTCAAAGCCGACGCGGACAGCCGCGAAGTGCTGATCCCGTTCGTCAGCGCCATCGTCACCTCGGTGTCCCGGGACACCGGAACCGTCGTCATCGATCCTCCGGACGGTCTGCTGAACCTGGACCAGGTCTGA
- a CDS encoding D-alanyl-D-alanine carboxypeptidase — MRRLFVTLALGLGTVMAAAALGAPPVAAAPGVQPAGAQIPDGPAKAWLVADMDTGQVIAAKDANGSYAPASTIKPLLAMVVLDHLRPDNFARANQSHTKVECSCVGLTPGQPYTTRQLLEALLMVSGNDAANMLADMLGGQPATVAAMTRKAASVGARNTRASSPSGLDGPGWETVTTPHDLAVILRAALKYPLIAQIMRQPSAQFPGKTLTNQNELLQRYPGDIAGKTGYTDLARKTYVGAAQRGNRRLVVVQMYGTGDLYGQAIELFDYGFSH; from the coding sequence GTGCGAAGACTGTTCGTGACGCTCGCGCTCGGCCTCGGCACGGTGATGGCAGCCGCGGCCCTCGGGGCTCCACCGGTCGCCGCAGCGCCAGGGGTGCAGCCGGCAGGCGCCCAGATTCCCGACGGTCCCGCCAAGGCCTGGCTGGTCGCCGACATGGACACCGGCCAGGTGATCGCCGCCAAGGATGCCAACGGCTCCTACGCCCCGGCCAGCACCATCAAGCCGCTGTTGGCGATGGTCGTGCTGGACCACCTTCGGCCCGACAACTTCGCCCGGGCCAACCAGTCCCACACCAAGGTCGAATGCTCGTGCGTCGGCCTCACCCCCGGACAGCCGTACACCACCCGGCAACTGCTCGAAGCGCTGCTGATGGTGTCCGGCAACGATGCGGCGAACATGCTCGCCGACATGCTCGGAGGCCAGCCCGCCACCGTGGCGGCGATGACCCGCAAGGCGGCCAGCGTCGGCGCGCGCAACACCCGCGCCTCGTCGCCTTCGGGTCTCGACGGCCCCGGCTGGGAAACCGTCACCACACCGCACGACCTCGCGGTGATCCTGCGAGCGGCGCTGAAGTATCCGCTGATCGCCCAGATCATGCGCCAACCCTCGGCACAGTTCCCGGGCAAGACGCTGACCAACCAGAACGAACTTCTCCAGCGCTATCCCGGTGACATCGCCGGCAAGACCGGATACACCGATCTGGCCCGAAAGACGTATGTGGGTGCCGCCCAACGCGGTAACCGGCGCCTGGTCGTCGTCCAGATGTACGGGACCGGTGACCTCTACGGTCAGGCGATCGAACTGTTCGACTACGGTTTCTCACACTGA
- a CDS encoding nuclear transport factor 2 family protein, with product MLSLAEISDRLEIQQLLIDYSTAIDRRLFDDLDAVFTPDAYIDYRAMGGIDGQYPEVKAWLAEVLPNFPAYAHMLGNFDVRIEGDRASSRTICFNPMVLPGLEQQVLFCGLWYEDEFVRTDDGWRMSRRVETKCFDKVV from the coding sequence ATGTTGAGCCTGGCCGAGATTTCGGACCGTCTGGAGATCCAGCAGTTGTTGATCGACTACTCCACTGCGATCGATCGTCGATTGTTCGACGACCTCGACGCGGTGTTCACGCCCGATGCCTACATCGACTACCGGGCAATGGGCGGCATCGACGGCCAGTACCCGGAGGTCAAGGCCTGGCTGGCCGAAGTGCTGCCGAACTTCCCGGCCTACGCCCACATGCTCGGCAATTTCGACGTCCGGATCGAGGGGGACAGAGCATCCTCCCGCACCATCTGCTTCAACCCGATGGTGCTGCCCGGGCTGGAGCAGCAGGTGCTGTTCTGCGGGCTCTGGTACGAGGACGAGTTCGTCCGCACCGACGACGGGTGGCGGATGAGCCGCCGCGTCGAGACCAAGTGCTTCGACAAGGTCGTCTGA
- a CDS encoding ribonuclease HII has translation MKTSWPPRTVIRRSSGLRTLESALYRNGLGPVAGVDEVGRGACAGPLVVAACVLGPNRMDSLASLDDSKKLGERERERLFPLIRRYALAYHVVFIPSDEVDRLGVHVANIEGMRRAVAGLSLRPGYVLSDGFRVPGLAVPSLPVIGGDAAAACIAAASVLAKVSRDRLMVEMEQHHPGYGFAEHKGYSTPAHSAALTELGPCVEHRHSYVNVRRAAETTGVRRAAEMADVRRDVAPMRHPETTYAKMVDRASAQPEGQPSR, from the coding sequence GTGAAGACGTCGTGGCCGCCGCGAACGGTGATCCGGAGGTCATCGGGTCTGCGCACCCTGGAATCCGCGCTCTACCGCAACGGTCTGGGCCCGGTTGCCGGGGTGGACGAGGTGGGTCGCGGGGCCTGCGCGGGTCCGCTGGTGGTGGCGGCCTGTGTGCTGGGGCCGAACCGGATGGACAGCCTGGCCTCCCTCGACGATTCCAAGAAGCTCGGCGAGCGCGAGCGTGAGCGGCTGTTTCCCCTGATCCGCCGCTATGCGCTGGCTTATCACGTGGTGTTCATCCCCTCCGATGAGGTCGACCGGCTCGGCGTGCACGTGGCCAATATCGAAGGCATGCGGCGTGCGGTGGCGGGGTTGTCGTTGCGGCCGGGCTATGTGCTGTCGGACGGCTTCCGGGTGCCGGGCCTGGCGGTGCCGTCCCTACCGGTCATCGGGGGAGATGCCGCAGCGGCCTGCATCGCCGCGGCCAGTGTGCTGGCCAAGGTCAGCCGGGACCGGCTGATGGTCGAGATGGAACAGCACCATCCCGGCTACGGGTTCGCCGAGCACAAGGGATACAGCACCCCCGCACACTCCGCGGCGTTGACCGAGTTGGGTCCGTGTGTGGAGCACCGCCACTCGTATGTGAACGTGCGGCGGGCCGCAGAGACAACCGGGGTGCGGCGGGCCGCAGAGATGGCAGACGTCCGACGCGATGTGGCACCGATGCGGCATCCTGAAACGACGTACGCAAAGATGGTCGACAGGGCATCAGCACAACCAGAAGGACAGCCGAGCAGATGA
- the trmD gene encoding tRNA (guanosine(37)-N1)-methyltransferase TrmD produces the protein MRIDVITIFPAYLDPIRQSLPGKAIEAGILSVSVHDLRNWTHDVHRSVDDSPYGGGPGMVMKAPVWGEALDEICSEETLLVVPTPAGRPFTQAVAERWSAESHLVFACGRYEGIDQRVADDAARRMRVEEVSIGDYVLNGGESAALVMIEAVVRLMPEVLGNPASHQQDSHSDGLLEGPSYTRPQSWRGLEVPDVLLSGDHAKVAAWRHEQSLQRTRERRPDLLDES, from the coding sequence GTGCGCATTGACGTCATCACGATCTTCCCGGCCTACCTCGATCCGATCCGGCAGTCGTTGCCGGGCAAGGCGATCGAGGCCGGAATCCTCTCCGTTTCCGTGCATGATCTGCGGAACTGGACCCACGATGTGCACCGTTCGGTGGATGATTCACCGTACGGCGGGGGCCCGGGGATGGTCATGAAAGCGCCGGTGTGGGGTGAGGCGCTCGATGAGATCTGTTCCGAGGAAACACTTCTGGTGGTGCCGACCCCTGCCGGACGGCCGTTCACCCAAGCGGTGGCCGAGCGCTGGAGTGCCGAGTCTCATCTGGTGTTCGCCTGCGGGCGGTATGAGGGGATCGATCAGCGGGTGGCCGACGACGCGGCTCGCCGGATGCGGGTCGAAGAGGTTTCCATCGGCGATTACGTCCTCAACGGCGGTGAGTCGGCGGCCCTGGTCATGATCGAGGCGGTGGTCCGGTTGATGCCCGAGGTCCTGGGCAATCCCGCATCGCATCAACAGGATTCGCATTCCGACGGCCTGCTCGAGGGGCCGAGCTACACCCGTCCGCAGAGCTGGCGTGGGCTCGAAGTGCCCGATGTGCTGCTGTCGGGGGATCACGCCAAGGTCGCGGCGTGGCGCCATGAGCAATCGCTGCAACGCACCCGTGAGCGCCGACCGGACCTGCTCGACGAATCCTAG